The proteins below are encoded in one region of Rhizobium sp. 9140:
- the glnA gene encoding type I glutamate--ammonia ligase, translating to MTTASDILKQIKENDVKFVDLRFTDPKGKLQHVTMDVSCVDEDMFVDGVMFDGSSIGGWKAINESDMVLMPDAATVHMDPFFAQSTMVVVCDILDPISGEAYNRDPRGTAKKAEAYLKSSGIGDTVFVGPEPEFFIFDDVRYKADPYNTGFKLDSSELPSNDDTDYDTGNLGHRPRVKGGYFPVPPIDSCQDMRSEMLTVLSEMGVTVEKQHHEVAAAQHELGVKFDTLVRSADQIQIYKYVVHQVANAYGKTATFMPKPIFGDNGSGMHVHQSIWKDGKPTFAGDEYAGLSENCLFYIGGIIRHAKAINAFTNPTTNSYKRLVPGYEAPVLLAYSARNRSASCRIPFGSGAKSKRVEVRFPDPLANPYLAFASMLMAGLDGIRNKIHPGKAMDKDLYDLPAKELKKIPTVCGSLREALENLDRDRKFLTAGGVFDDDQIDAYIELKMAEVMRYDMTPHPVEFDMYYSA from the coding sequence GTTCGTTGATCTTCGGTTCACCGATCCCAAGGGCAAGCTTCAGCACGTGACCATGGATGTGTCCTGCGTCGATGAAGATATGTTCGTCGATGGCGTCATGTTCGATGGCTCGTCCATCGGCGGCTGGAAGGCGATCAACGAGTCCGACATGGTGCTGATGCCGGATGCGGCTACGGTGCATATGGACCCGTTCTTCGCACAGTCGACCATGGTGGTGGTCTGCGACATTCTCGACCCGATCTCGGGCGAAGCCTACAATCGCGACCCGCGCGGCACGGCGAAGAAAGCGGAAGCCTATCTAAAGTCCTCCGGCATCGGCGACACCGTCTTCGTCGGACCCGAGCCGGAATTCTTCATCTTCGACGACGTGCGCTACAAGGCCGATCCCTACAACACCGGCTTCAAGCTCGATTCGTCGGAACTGCCGTCGAATGACGACACCGATTACGACACCGGCAATCTCGGCCACCGTCCGCGCGTCAAGGGCGGCTATTTCCCCGTCCCGCCGATCGACAGCTGCCAGGACATGCGCTCGGAAATGCTCACGGTTCTCTCCGAGATGGGCGTAACGGTCGAGAAGCAGCACCACGAAGTGGCGGCCGCCCAGCATGAGCTCGGCGTCAAGTTCGACACGCTGGTGCGCAGCGCCGACCAGATCCAGATTTACAAATATGTCGTGCATCAGGTGGCCAATGCCTATGGCAAAACGGCGACCTTCATGCCGAAGCCGATTTTCGGCGATAACGGCTCGGGCATGCACGTGCACCAGTCGATCTGGAAGGACGGCAAGCCGACCTTTGCGGGCGACGAATATGCAGGCCTTTCGGAAAACTGCCTGTTCTACATCGGCGGCATCATTCGTCACGCCAAGGCGATCAACGCCTTCACCAACCCGACGACCAATTCCTACAAGCGTTTGGTCCCGGGCTATGAGGCGCCGGTTCTGCTGGCCTACTCTGCCCGCAACCGCTCGGCCTCCTGCCGCATTCCGTTCGGCTCGGGCGCCAAGTCCAAGCGCGTGGAAGTTCGCTTCCCCGATCCGCTGGCAAACCCCTATCTGGCGTTTGCCTCCATGCTGATGGCCGGTCTCGATGGTATCCGTAACAAGATCCATCCCGGCAAGGCGATGGACAAGGACCTCTACGACCTGCCAGCCAAGGAACTGAAGAAGATCCCGACGGTTTGCGGTTCGTTGCGCGAAGCGCTCGAAAATCTCGATCGCGACCGCAAGTTTCTGACCGCGGGCGGCGTGTTCGACGACGACCAGATCGATGCCTATATCGAACTGAAGATGGCGGAAGTCATGCGCTACGACATGACGCCGCATCCGGTCGAATTCGACATGTACTATTCGGCCTGA
- the hspQ gene encoding heat shock protein HspQ — protein sequence MKQRDAKFQLGQVVRHRLFPFRGVIFDVDAEYANTEEWWNAIPAEVRPDRDQPFYHLLAENDESEYVAYVSEQNLMSDETGTPVRHSQVETFFDPETIGQYKPKAVVTH from the coding sequence ATGAAACAGAGAGATGCAAAGTTCCAGCTCGGACAAGTGGTTCGCCACCGGCTCTTCCCGTTCCGCGGCGTGATCTTCGATGTCGATGCGGAGTACGCGAATACGGAGGAATGGTGGAACGCCATTCCCGCCGAAGTTCGGCCCGATCGCGATCAGCCATTTTATCACCTCCTGGCGGAAAACGACGAGAGCGAGTATGTCGCCTACGTCTCCGAGCAGAACCTGATGTCCGACGAGACGGGAACACCGGTTCGCCACTCTCAGGTCGAGACGTTCTTTGATCCGGAGACCATAGGCCAATACAAGCCGAAGGCCGTCGTTACGCACTGA
- a CDS encoding invasion associated locus B family protein, giving the protein MTFKPTLTKKVAISAFAGAVAAAAMPSASFAQQASQRPPQGWFKVCTKQEDNDVCIVQNLLSANNGQLITAAGLISVQGKVNRKILQVSVPSARLLPPGVQVQIDGGKPIKLDYAICMPDKCVAEAPLSDAVIASLKKGSEVVFTSINFQRAPNPIKMSLEGFTGVFDGEPIEQSKLQERQRLLQEEMQKKAEDARKKLEEAQKAAKQN; this is encoded by the coding sequence ATGACCTTCAAGCCCACACTTACCAAGAAAGTCGCCATTTCGGCTTTCGCCGGCGCCGTGGCGGCCGCTGCAATGCCGTCGGCCTCTTTCGCGCAGCAGGCATCCCAGCGCCCGCCGCAGGGCTGGTTCAAAGTCTGCACCAAGCAGGAAGATAACGACGTCTGCATCGTGCAGAACCTGCTTTCCGCCAATAACGGCCAGCTCATCACCGCAGCCGGCCTCATCAGCGTTCAGGGCAAAGTCAACCGGAAGATCCTTCAGGTCTCCGTTCCCTCCGCGCGCCTGCTTCCGCCCGGCGTCCAGGTCCAGATCGACGGTGGCAAGCCGATCAAGCTCGATTATGCCATCTGCATGCCCGACAAGTGCGTTGCTGAAGCGCCTCTGTCGGACGCCGTCATCGCCAGCCTGAAGAAGGGCAGCGAAGTGGTCTTCACGTCGATCAACTTCCAGCGCGCACCGAACCCCATCAAGATGTCTCTTGAAGGCTTCACCGGCGTTTTCGATGGCGAGCCGATCGAGCAGTCGAAGCTTCAGGAGCGCCAGCGCCTGCTGCAGGAAGAAATGCAGAAGAAGGCGGAAGATGCCCGCAAGAAGCTTGAAGAAGCCCAGAAGGCTGCAAAGCAGAACTGA
- a CDS encoding DsbA family oxidoreductase, giving the protein MEHVTIDVVSDVVCPWCYLGKARLDKAIAALANEILVTVTWRPYQLNPDLPPEGVDHKTHLAAKLGGDAAVARAHETLKALGHADGVAFDFDAVKISPNTLDAHRLIRWAQAEGADIQANVVTGLFRANFEEGRNVGDRETLIDIAEAGGLDRAVVTTLLASNADTADVKTEIDMARDMGVTGVPCFIIESKYAVMGAQSVEVLISALRDIAQMKNQANIN; this is encoded by the coding sequence ATGGAACACGTCACCATCGACGTCGTCTCAGACGTCGTCTGCCCATGGTGCTATCTCGGCAAGGCGCGGCTGGACAAGGCCATCGCGGCGTTGGCAAACGAGATCCTCGTCACGGTCACCTGGCGCCCATACCAACTCAATCCGGACCTGCCGCCGGAAGGCGTCGATCACAAGACACACCTGGCCGCAAAGCTCGGCGGGGACGCTGCCGTTGCGCGGGCGCACGAAACCCTCAAGGCACTTGGGCACGCCGATGGCGTGGCCTTCGACTTCGACGCCGTGAAGATCTCGCCGAACACACTCGACGCGCACAGGCTGATCCGCTGGGCTCAGGCGGAAGGTGCCGACATACAGGCAAATGTCGTGACGGGCCTGTTTCGTGCCAACTTCGAGGAAGGCCGCAATGTCGGAGACCGGGAGACCCTGATCGACATCGCAGAAGCGGGCGGCCTCGACCGCGCCGTCGTCACCACTCTGCTTGCCTCCAACGCCGACACGGCCGACGTCAAGACGGAAATCGACATGGCACGCGACATGGGCGTCACCGGTGTCCCCTGCTTCATCATCGAGAGCAAGTACGCGGTGATGGGTGCCCAGTCGGTCGAGGTGCTCATCAGCGCCCTGCGCGACATCGCCCAGATGAAGAACCAGGCGAATATCAACTGA
- the mfd gene encoding transcription-repair coupling factor: protein MIAGFDKKKIAGVAREITIGPVPAGVEPLLLAEIARAEGPVAYILSDGQRLADIEQMLGFAAPDIPVLTLPGWDCLPYDRVSPSADVSARRLSALSALIAHARKPHPAIVLVTVNAALQKMAPKDVIEGLAFSARPGANIRMDDVAGLLSRNGFERVATVREVGEYAVRGGILDVFVPGSSEPVRLDFFGDTLESIRSFDPASQRTTGQARSLDLNPMSEVSLTPETISHFRTRYLALFGATTRDDALYQAVSEGRRYAGMEHWLPLFYDTLDSVFDYLPGFRIVTDHVVREAAAERSKLVHDYYDARRDSGATGKNQVSQGTPYKPVPPEQLYLTVDQFSAALASGNAIRLSPFSEPEGEGRKVVTIDARLGVRWAKNANESAPEGERVNVFDQAVKYIADKRAKGAKVLVTGWSEGSLDRLLQVLAEHGLGNIKPVASFGEVGKLKPGEAAAAVLSLESGFESGDLVVIGEQDILGDRMVRRSKRRKRGADFIAEVAGLDEGSIVVHAEHGIGRFVGLRTIEAAGAPHACLELVYADDAKLYLPVENIDLLSRYGSEGSDAILDKLGGVAWQARKAKLKKRLLDMAGGLIRIAAERLTRRAPVLTTPEGIYDEFAARFPYDETEDQMTSIEAVRDDLGAGRPMDRLVCGDVGFGKTEVALRAAFIAAMNGVQVAVVVPTTLLARQHFKSFTERFRGLPIRLAQASRLVGSKELALTKKEVAEGKTDIVVGTHALLGSAINFANLGLLIIDEEQHFGVKHKERLKELKSDVHVLTLSATPIPRTLQLALTGVRELSLITTPPVDRMAVRTFISPFDALVIRETLMREHYRGGQSFYVCPRLADLGDVQAFLQSDVPELKVAVAHGQMPATELEDIMNAFYEGRYDVLLSTTIVESGLDVPRANTLIVHRADMFGLAQLYQLRGRVGRSKVRAFALFTLPVNKTLTGPAERRLKVLQSLDTLGAGFQLASHDLDIRGAGNLLGDEQSGHIKEVGFELYQQMLEEAVAELKGDDEVTDSGWSPQISVGTPVMIPDEYVPDLHLRLMLYRRLGEITELADIDAFGAELIDRFGPLPIEVQHLLKIVYVKSLCRTANVEKLDAGPKGVVVHFRNRDFPNPAGLVGYIAKQGTLAKVRQDQSIFFQRDYPTPEKRLGGAAMLMTQLAGIAKG, encoded by the coding sequence ATGATAGCCGGATTTGACAAGAAGAAGATCGCGGGTGTCGCGCGCGAGATCACCATCGGCCCGGTGCCAGCCGGTGTCGAGCCGCTGCTTCTTGCCGAGATTGCGCGTGCGGAGGGGCCGGTCGCCTACATTCTGTCCGACGGGCAGCGCCTCGCCGACATCGAGCAGATGCTCGGCTTTGCAGCGCCCGATATTCCGGTTCTCACGCTGCCGGGCTGGGATTGTCTCCCCTACGACCGCGTCTCGCCGAGCGCCGATGTGTCTGCCCGGCGCCTCTCCGCGCTGAGCGCGCTGATCGCGCATGCGCGCAAGCCGCATCCAGCCATCGTGCTCGTGACCGTGAATGCGGCGCTTCAGAAGATGGCGCCGAAGGACGTGATAGAGGGCCTTGCCTTCTCTGCCCGGCCGGGCGCGAACATCCGCATGGACGATGTGGCCGGACTTTTGTCTCGCAACGGGTTCGAGCGGGTGGCGACCGTCCGCGAGGTCGGCGAATACGCCGTGCGCGGGGGCATTCTCGATGTCTTCGTTCCCGGCAGCTCGGAGCCTGTGCGACTGGACTTCTTCGGCGATACGCTGGAGAGCATCCGCTCCTTCGACCCCGCAAGCCAGCGCACGACGGGGCAGGCGCGATCGCTCGACCTCAATCCGATGAGCGAGGTGTCGCTGACGCCGGAGACGATCAGCCATTTCCGCACGCGCTATCTCGCACTGTTCGGCGCGACCACGCGCGACGATGCGCTCTATCAGGCGGTTTCCGAAGGCCGGCGCTATGCCGGCATGGAGCACTGGCTGCCGCTGTTCTACGATACGCTCGACAGCGTGTTCGACTATCTCCCGGGCTTCCGGATCGTCACGGACCATGTGGTGCGGGAAGCCGCGGCCGAACGCTCCAAGCTCGTGCACGACTACTACGATGCGCGACGTGACTCGGGAGCGACGGGCAAAAACCAGGTATCTCAGGGCACGCCCTACAAACCTGTGCCGCCGGAGCAGCTTTATCTCACAGTGGACCAGTTTTCCGCAGCCCTTGCCAGCGGCAACGCCATTCGCCTGTCGCCCTTCTCCGAGCCGGAAGGCGAAGGTCGCAAGGTCGTGACCATCGATGCGCGCCTCGGGGTGCGCTGGGCTAAGAATGCCAATGAGAGCGCGCCGGAGGGCGAGCGCGTCAATGTGTTCGACCAGGCCGTCAAATACATTGCCGACAAGCGCGCCAAGGGCGCCAAGGTGCTGGTCACCGGCTGGTCCGAAGGATCGCTCGACCGGCTGCTCCAGGTGCTGGCGGAGCACGGTCTCGGAAATATCAAGCCGGTCGCCTCCTTCGGTGAGGTCGGCAAGCTGAAACCGGGCGAGGCGGCCGCCGCCGTCCTCAGCCTCGAAAGCGGCTTCGAGAGCGGCGACCTCGTCGTCATCGGCGAGCAGGATATTCTCGGCGACCGGATGGTGCGCCGCTCCAAGCGCCGCAAGCGCGGGGCGGATTTCATCGCCGAGGTGGCCGGGCTGGACGAGGGCTCGATCGTTGTTCACGCCGAGCACGGCATCGGACGCTTCGTCGGGCTTCGGACCATCGAGGCCGCCGGGGCTCCGCATGCCTGCCTGGAGCTCGTCTATGCCGACGATGCCAAGCTCTATCTGCCCGTCGAAAACATCGATCTCCTTTCTCGCTACGGCTCGGAAGGCAGCGATGCCATTCTCGACAAGCTGGGCGGTGTCGCGTGGCAGGCGCGCAAGGCGAAGCTGAAGAAGCGGCTGCTGGACATGGCCGGCGGCCTCATCCGCATCGCCGCCGAGCGACTGACGCGGCGCGCGCCCGTGCTGACGACGCCGGAAGGGATCTACGACGAATTTGCCGCGCGCTTCCCCTATGACGAGACCGAGGACCAGATGACCTCGATCGAGGCCGTGCGGGACGATCTCGGCGCCGGCCGGCCGATGGACCGGCTCGTCTGCGGCGACGTCGGCTTCGGCAAGACCGAGGTCGCGCTGCGCGCCGCCTTCATCGCCGCGATGAACGGCGTGCAGGTCGCGGTCGTCGTTCCCACGACGCTTCTGGCACGGCAGCACTTCAAGTCCTTCACGGAACGTTTCCGGGGACTGCCGATCCGGCTGGCGCAGGCCTCGCGCCTCGTCGGCTCCAAGGAACTGGCGCTGACGAAGAAGGAGGTTGCCGAGGGCAAGACCGATATCGTGGTCGGCACCCATGCCTTGCTCGGCAGCGCCATCAACTTCGCCAATCTCGGCCTGCTTATCATCGATGAGGAGCAGCATTTCGGCGTGAAGCACAAGGAGCGGCTGAAGGAGCTGAAGTCGGACGTTCACGTGCTGACGCTTTCGGCGACGCCGATCCCGCGCACACTGCAACTGGCCCTTACCGGCGTGCGGGAGCTTTCGCTGATCACGACGCCGCCGGTCGATCGCATGGCCGTGCGCACGTTCATTTCGCCCTTCGACGCGCTGGTGATCCGCGAGACGCTGATGCGCGAGCATTATCGTGGCGGCCAGAGTTTTTACGTCTGTCCGCGGCTGGCCGATCTCGGTGACGTGCAGGCCTTCCTCCAGTCCGACGTGCCGGAACTGAAGGTCGCCGTCGCCCACGGGCAGATGCCGGCGACCGAACTTGAGGACATCATGAATGCCTTCTACGAGGGGCGGTACGATGTGCTTCTATCGACCACGATCGTGGAGTCAGGTCTCGACGTTCCCCGCGCCAACACGCTGATCGTGCACCGGGCCGATATGTTCGGACTGGCGCAGCTCTACCAGTTGCGCGGCCGCGTCGGCCGGTCGAAGGTGCGGGCGTTCGCGCTGTTCACGCTGCCGGTCAATAAGACGTTGACGGGTCCTGCCGAACGGCGGCTCAAGGTGCTGCAATCGCTCGATACGCTCGGCGCGGGCTTCCAACTGGCGAGCCACGACCTCGACATTCGCGGCGCCGGGAACCTGCTCGGCGACGAACAGTCCGGTCATATTAAAGAGGTCGGTTTCGAGCTCTACCAGCAGATGCTGGAGGAAGCGGTTGCGGAACTGAAGGGCGACGATGAGGTGACCGACAGCGGCTGGTCACCGCAGATCTCAGTGGGTACACCGGTGATGATCCCGGACGAGTATGTGCCAGACCTGCATCTCCGTCTGATGCTCTACCGCAGGCTCGGGGAAATCACCGAGCTTGCCGATATCGACGCCTTCGGCGCCGAGTTGATCGACCGGTTCGGGCCGTTGCCGATCGAGGTTCAGCACCTGCTGAAAATCGTCTACGTCAAGTCGCTCTGCCGGACCGCCAATGTCGAGAAGCTGGATGCCGGGCCGAAGGGTGTCGTCGTGCATTTCCGCAATCGCGATTTCCCGAATCCGGCGGGCCTCGTCGGCTATATCGCCAAGCAGGGAACGCTCGCCAAGGTACGACAGGACCAAAGCATCTTCTTCCAGCGGGATTACCCGACGCCGGAGAAGCGGCTTGGCGGTGCCGCGATGCTGATGACGCAGCTTGCAGGCATAGCAAAGGGATAA
- a CDS encoding FAD assembly factor SdhE: protein MTGITRTSADLDLRRRKILFRAWHRGLREMDLVFGQFADNELADLPDGDLDELERIMAEEDNDLVKWILGERDLPDHFRTPLFARISAYRPDFEPQTRPTATGPHE, encoded by the coding sequence ATGACAGGCATCACCCGCACCAGCGCCGACCTCGATCTGCGCCGCCGCAAGATCCTCTTCCGGGCGTGGCATCGGGGCTTGCGCGAGATGGATCTCGTCTTCGGGCAATTTGCCGATAACGAGCTTGCCGACCTGCCGGATGGCGATCTCGACGAGCTTGAGCGCATCATGGCCGAGGAAGACAACGACCTCGTGAAATGGATCCTTGGCGAACGCGATTTGCCGGATCATTTCCGCACGCCGCTCTTCGCCCGCATCTCCGCCTACCGTCCGGACTTCGAACCGCAGACGCGACCGACTGCCACAGGACCTCATGAATGA
- the recG gene encoding ATP-dependent DNA helicase RecG, with the protein MRPALLDPLFASLDTLPGVGPKVGEFLARLFGRESIEDCRVVDLLFHAPHSIVDRRHQPGVENALAGAIVTIKGRIDRHQPPPPGRSSMPYRVFLQDDTGELALTFFKVKGNWLEKQLPVDDIVIVSGKVDWFNGRASMVHPDLMVREEDAENMPLVEPVYGLTAGLSPKTLRRTIEAALTRIPNFPEWLDEALLEKQDFLTARDAFIALHEPRDATDIDPRAPARRRLAYDEFLAGQLSLSLVRQRLRTVPGTPVKATGVLSGPVISALPFSLTGSQTAAVADILADMAREERMLRLLQGDVGSGKTAVALMAMLAAIEAGGQAALMAPTEILARQHFTTLSRLAGPAGVKIDVLTGRTKSRERDAVLERLASGETDIVIGTHALFQDTVSYHRLLLAVVDEQHRFGVHQRLRLTAKGVSPHMLVMTATPIPRTLVLAAFGDMDVSKLTEKPAGRKPIQTVTLPTERLDDIVERLRAAIEEGKKIYWICPLVEESEVSDLMSVDERFQILVARLGAVAGLIHGRMAGPDKDAAMLAFKNGETRLLVATTVVEVGVDVPDATIMVIEHAERFGLAQLHQLRGRVGRGDQASSCILLYKGPLSQTAHSRLSILRDTEDGFVIAEEDLKLRGEGELLGTRQSGTPGFRIASLEAHADLLEIARKDAAYVIERDPDLRTPRGEALRTLLYLHRRDEAIRFLRAG; encoded by the coding sequence ATGCGCCCTGCCCTTCTTGATCCGCTTTTCGCCTCGCTCGACACGCTGCCCGGCGTCGGCCCCAAAGTGGGCGAGTTTCTAGCCCGCCTGTTCGGTCGCGAGAGCATCGAGGATTGCCGCGTGGTGGACCTGCTCTTCCACGCGCCGCACTCCATCGTGGATCGCCGCCACCAACCGGGCGTGGAGAACGCGCTTGCCGGCGCCATCGTCACCATCAAGGGCCGGATCGATCGCCACCAGCCGCCGCCGCCCGGCCGCTCCTCCATGCCCTATCGTGTCTTCCTGCAGGACGATACCGGCGAGCTGGCGCTGACCTTCTTCAAGGTCAAGGGCAACTGGCTGGAGAAGCAGCTGCCGGTCGACGACATCGTCATCGTCTCGGGAAAGGTCGACTGGTTCAACGGTCGCGCCTCCATGGTCCATCCCGACCTGATGGTGCGGGAGGAGGACGCGGAGAACATGCCGCTGGTCGAGCCGGTCTATGGACTGACGGCAGGCCTCTCCCCGAAAACGCTGCGTCGCACCATCGAGGCGGCCCTGACGCGCATACCGAATTTCCCGGAATGGCTGGACGAGGCTCTTCTGGAGAAACAGGACTTTCTGACGGCCCGGGATGCCTTCATCGCCCTCCACGAACCGCGCGACGCGACGGATATCGATCCGCGCGCACCGGCGCGGCGACGGCTGGCCTATGACGAATTTCTGGCGGGGCAACTGTCCCTCTCGCTCGTCCGCCAGCGCCTGCGCACCGTGCCGGGAACGCCGGTCAAGGCGACCGGCGTGCTGAGCGGCCCCGTCATCTCGGCCCTGCCCTTCTCCCTGACCGGCAGCCAGACGGCAGCGGTCGCGGATATTCTCGCCGACATGGCCCGCGAGGAGCGCATGCTTCGGCTCCTTCAGGGCGACGTCGGCTCGGGCAAGACGGCCGTCGCGCTGATGGCGATGCTGGCTGCCATCGAGGCAGGCGGCCAAGCCGCGCTCATGGCGCCAACAGAAATTCTGGCCCGCCAGCACTTTACGACGCTCAGCCGGCTCGCCGGCCCCGCAGGCGTGAAGATCGACGTACTGACCGGCCGCACCAAGAGCCGCGAGCGCGACGCTGTGCTCGAACGGCTGGCCTCCGGCGAAACCGATATCGTCATCGGCACCCACGCGCTTTTCCAGGACACGGTCTCCTACCATCGCCTGTTGCTGGCCGTGGTGGACGAGCAGCATCGCTTCGGCGTCCATCAGCGCTTGCGCCTGACGGCCAAGGGCGTGTCGCCGCACATGCTTGTGATGACGGCAACGCCGATCCCGCGCACGCTGGTGCTCGCCGCCTTCGGTGACATGGACGTGTCCAAGCTCACGGAGAAGCCGGCCGGCCGAAAGCCGATCCAGACGGTGACGTTGCCGACCGAGCGGCTGGACGATATCGTCGAACGGCTGCGTGCGGCAATCGAGGAAGGCAAGAAGATCTACTGGATCTGCCCGCTTGTGGAAGAGTCGGAAGTCTCCGACCTCATGTCCGTCGACGAGCGCTTCCAGATCCTTGTCGCCCGCCTCGGCGCCGTCGCCGGCCTCATCCATGGCCGCATGGCCGGCCCGGATAAGGACGCCGCCATGCTGGCCTTCAAGAACGGCGAAACGCGCCTTCTCGTCGCCACTACTGTCGTGGAAGTCGGCGTAGATGTACCGGATGCGACGATCATGGTCATCGAACATGCCGAGCGTTTCGGCCTTGCCCAGCTTCACCAGCTTCGCGGCCGCGTCGGCCGTGGCGATCAGGCGTCGAGCTGCATCCTGCTCTACAAGGGTCCGCTTAGTCAGACGGCCCATTCGCGCCTGTCGATCCTGCGCGACACGGAGGACGGCTTCGTGATCGCGGAGGAAGACCTGAAGCTTCGGGGCGAAGGTGAGTTGCTTGGCACGCGTCAGTCCGGCACGCCGGGCTTCCGCATCGCAAGCCTCGAAGCCCATGCGGACCTTCTTGAGATCGCGCGCAAGGATGCAGCCTATGTGATCGAGCGCGATCCCGATCTCAGGACGCCGCGTGGCGAAGCCCTGCGAACGCTGCTCTATCTTCATCGCCGCGATGAGGCGATCCGGTTCCTGCGGGCCGGATGA
- a CDS encoding DUF502 domain-containing protein — protein sequence MTEAPTRISLATRLRNNFLAGLVICAPIAITLWLTWSFVRWADSWVKPYIPARYNPDSYLNFAVPGFGLLIALIVITIIGFLGKNLIGRSVVNLGEQVLNRTPLVRGLYKSLKQIFETVLKEQGTPFNKAALIEYPSAGLWSLVFIATDAKGEIASKFDAMGRDMVACFMPPTPVPTAGFLVFVQREKIVPLDMSAEDAAKIVISVGLVTPPEGGPVTTTRKGRKAAEAAPVIIES from the coding sequence ATGACCGAAGCTCCGACGCGCATCTCCCTTGCCACCCGTCTGCGAAACAACTTTCTCGCGGGGCTGGTGATCTGCGCGCCGATCGCCATCACGCTCTGGCTGACATGGAGCTTTGTCCGCTGGGCCGACAGCTGGGTGAAGCCCTATATTCCCGCGCGCTACAACCCGGACAGCTATCTGAATTTCGCCGTGCCGGGTTTCGGTCTTCTGATCGCGCTGATCGTCATCACCATCATCGGCTTTCTCGGCAAAAACCTGATCGGGCGATCGGTCGTCAACCTCGGAGAACAGGTGCTGAACCGCACGCCGCTCGTACGTGGTCTCTACAAAAGCCTGAAGCAGATTTTCGAGACGGTGCTGAAGGAACAGGGCACGCCGTTCAACAAGGCGGCGCTGATCGAGTATCCGAGCGCCGGGCTCTGGTCGCTGGTGTTCATAGCCACGGATGCCAAGGGCGAGATCGCCTCGAAGTTCGACGCGATGGGGCGTGATATGGTGGCCTGCTTCATGCCGCCGACCCCGGTGCCGACGGCCGGATTTCTCGTCTTCGTGCAGCGCGAGAAGATCGTACCGCTCGACATGAGCGCCGAGGATGCCGCGAAGATCGTCATTTCCGTCGGGCTGGTCACGCCGCCGGAAGGCGGGCCTGTGACGACGACGCGCAAAGGCCGCAAGGCTGCCGAGGCCGCTCCGGTTATCATCGAATCCTGA